In Miniphocaeibacter halophilus, the following proteins share a genomic window:
- a CDS encoding response regulator transcription factor, which translates to MDNKRVLIIEDDVEINKLLSKILEEANINSVPAYSGTEGLLQFKTNKFDLILLDLMLPGINGEEFLKELRETSLIPVIIISAKSTLDDKVGLLRLGADDYITKPFAKEEVKARVEVQLRRREFLNNKEENILVWKDLILDKKQRIVKLKEESMDLTNSEFDILQLLMENPKKVFSKRNIFEKIGKGLYLGDDNTISVHVSNIRKKFLKVTKEEYIKTVWGIGFILD; encoded by the coding sequence ATGGACAATAAAAGAGTTTTAATTATAGAAGACGATGTAGAAATAAATAAGCTATTAAGTAAAATACTAGAAGAAGCAAATATAAACTCCGTACCGGCTTATTCGGGAACGGAAGGGCTTTTACAATTTAAGACAAATAAATTTGATTTAATTTTACTGGACCTAATGTTGCCAGGAATAAACGGTGAAGAGTTTTTAAAAGAACTAAGGGAAACATCTTTAATTCCGGTTATAATTATTTCTGCAAAATCCACCTTAGATGACAAGGTAGGACTACTTCGTTTAGGCGCAGATGATTATATTACTAAGCCTTTTGCAAAGGAAGAAGTTAAGGCAAGGGTAGAAGTACAGCTTAGAAGAAGAGAATTCTTGAATAATAAGGAAGAAAATATTTTGGTTTGGAAGGATTTAATTTTAGACAAAAAACAAAGAATTGTAAAATTAAAGGAAGAATCTATGGACTTAACTAATTCGGAATTTGATATTTTACAACTTTTAATGGAAAATCCTAAAAAGGTTTTTTCAAAAAGGAATATTTTTGAAAAAATTGGCAAGGGCTTATATTTAGGAGATGACAATACAATTAGTGTACATGTATCCAATATAAGAAAGAAGTTTTTAAAAGTAACAAAAGAGGAATATATTAAAACCGTTTGGGGAATAGGATTTATTTTAGATTAA
- the pflB gene encoding formate C-acetyltransferase, which translates to MRKEWMGFSNGTWQKKVDVRNFIQENYTEYKGDDSFLCSPTDSTKKLWETVTDLRKQERDAGGVLDMDTKIISTITSHKAGYLNKDLEKIVGFQTDKPFKRSLQPFGGIRMSVAACKSYGYDVDDNIIDIFTKYRKTHNSGVYDVYTSEMRKARKSGIITGLPDAYGRGRIIGDYRRLALYGVDFLIEDKKDQLLSTEGMTMNDENIKLREELSEQIRALNEVKELGEIYGFDISNPAKNAQEAIQWLYIAYLAAVKEQNGAAMSIGRTSTFLDIYIERDLKNGILTEKEAQELIDHFIMKLRLVKFARTPEYNELFSGDPTWVTESIAGMGTNGRSLVTKNSFRYLHTLVNLGTSPEPNLTVLWSPKLPENFKRYCAKISILTSSIQYENDELMRPSLGDDYAIACCVSSMAVGKEMQFFGARANLAKCLLYAINGGIDEKSKVQVGPKYRPVNTEYLNYDDVMEKYDSMMEWLAELYVNTLNVIHYMHDKYAYERVQMAFHDRDVKRYFATGIAGLSVVADSLSAIKYAKVKAIRDEDGIITDYEIEGDYPKYGNNDDRVDELAVDLVERFMNKIRKHKTYRNSIPTMSILTITSNVVYGKKTGSTPDGRKGGEPFAPGANPMHRRDKKGALASLSSVAKLPFGDSQDGISNTFSIVPDALGKELNILQGDLEFEFENKICESCEIPNLDLD; encoded by the coding sequence ATGAGAAAAGAATGGATGGGATTTTCAAATGGTACTTGGCAAAAGAAAGTTGACGTAAGAAATTTTATTCAAGAAAATTATACTGAATATAAGGGAGACGACAGTTTCCTATGCTCTCCTACTGATTCAACAAAAAAACTTTGGGAGACTGTAACAGATTTACGTAAACAGGAAAGAGATGCCGGCGGAGTATTGGATATGGATACAAAAATCATTTCTACTATTACCTCCCATAAAGCCGGTTACCTAAATAAAGATTTAGAAAAAATTGTTGGTTTTCAAACAGATAAACCTTTTAAAAGGTCATTACAGCCTTTTGGTGGTATAAGAATGTCCGTTGCAGCATGTAAGTCCTATGGCTACGATGTTGATGATAATATTATAGATATTTTTACAAAATACAGAAAAACTCATAATAGTGGAGTTTATGATGTTTATACAAGTGAAATGAGAAAGGCAAGAAAATCAGGTATTATAACCGGTCTTCCTGATGCCTATGGTAGAGGAAGGATAATTGGTGACTATAGAAGACTTGCCTTGTACGGTGTAGACTTTTTAATTGAAGATAAAAAAGACCAACTCCTTAGTACTGAAGGAATGACAATGAACGATGAAAATATAAAACTAAGAGAAGAGCTTTCTGAACAAATAAGAGCCTTAAACGAGGTAAAGGAATTAGGTGAAATTTATGGTTTCGATATTTCCAATCCTGCTAAAAATGCTCAAGAGGCTATTCAATGGTTGTATATTGCTTATTTAGCTGCCGTTAAAGAACAAAACGGAGCTGCTATGAGTATTGGAAGAACTTCAACCTTCTTAGATATTTATATTGAAAGGGATTTAAAAAATGGAATTTTAACCGAGAAAGAAGCCCAAGAATTAATCGACCATTTTATAATGAAATTAAGACTTGTAAAGTTTGCAAGAACTCCGGAATATAACGAATTGTTTTCAGGGGATCCTACTTGGGTAACTGAATCAATTGCTGGAATGGGAACAAACGGAAGATCTTTAGTTACTAAAAACTCCTTTAGATATTTACACACCTTAGTGAATTTAGGAACTTCCCCGGAACCAAATTTAACAGTGCTTTGGTCTCCAAAACTTCCGGAAAACTTTAAAAGATATTGTGCAAAAATTTCCATTTTAACTTCATCTATACAATACGAAAACGACGAACTAATGAGGCCAAGTTTAGGTGACGATTACGCAATAGCCTGCTGTGTTTCCTCTATGGCTGTTGGAAAGGAAATGCAATTTTTTGGAGCTAGGGCAAATCTTGCTAAATGTTTACTATATGCAATTAATGGCGGTATTGATGAAAAATCAAAAGTACAAGTTGGACCAAAATATAGACCGGTAAATACGGAATATTTAAATTATGACGATGTAATGGAAAAATATGACAGTATGATGGAATGGTTAGCAGAGCTATATGTTAATACTTTAAACGTTATACATTATATGCATGATAAATACGCCTATGAAAGAGTACAAATGGCCTTTCATGATAGGGATGTAAAAAGATATTTTGCTACAGGTATAGCCGGACTTTCTGTTGTAGCTGATTCATTATCTGCTATTAAATATGCAAAAGTTAAGGCAATTCGTGATGAAGATGGAATTATAACCGACTATGAAATAGAAGGCGATTATCCAAAATACGGAAATAATGACGATAGAGTTGATGAACTTGCTGTTGATTTAGTAGAAAGATTTATGAATAAAATTAGAAAGCACAAAACATACAGAAACTCTATACCTACAATGTCAATATTAACAATTACTTCAAATGTAGTCTATGGTAAAAAAACCGGCTCTACTCCTGATGGAAGAAAGGGCGGAGAACCATTTGCTCCAGGTGCAAATCCAATGCATAGAAGGGATAAAAAAGGTGCTTTAGCTTCTTTATCATCTGTTGCAAAATTACCATTTGGAGATTCACAAGACGGTATATCTAACACTTTTTCAATTGTTCCAGACGCTTTGGGAAAGGAACTAAATATATTACAAGGAGATTTAGAATTTGAGTTTGAAAATAAAATTTGTGAATCCTGCGAAATTCCAAATTTAGACCTAGATTAA